In Rhinolophus ferrumequinum isolate MPI-CBG mRhiFer1 chromosome 16, mRhiFer1_v1.p, whole genome shotgun sequence, the sequence ATAGCAGAAGAAAATTTCAGATGATGGGTTGCCGTCGGTTTTTAGGtctgtttagttttgtttaatCCAGAAGAATTCTCATCCTTTGTCTTCTTGACCttgatattttaaagtgtacaggtCATAATTTTGTAGAATGAACCTTAATTTGGGGTTGGCTGGTAAGGTAGTGTCTGCCAGACTTCTCTGCTGCAAAGTTACTCTTCTTCCCTTTGGAATCTCTTGAGGGTACATGGTTTGCAGAGCAAACTTTTTGTCAcaattttagcatccattaatGATTCTTgcctaaataaataattactaataGTTACCAAATAGTGATTTAATCCATGTTTAATAGTCTTATCCTAATAAAACCAAAGTTGATTACTTAGCTTTGCGCCAGAAGATGCCGTATGAGTATTAAACATTTTTGCCTGTATTTTATTTGGTACCAGTACTGTAATATAGATATttgaacacatgaaaatattagaTTTATATATTACGAGTTTGGAAACAGTTTggttttgcaaaaatattcttcacTTACAGTAGCAGAGTCTAGACTCTGGAATCTGATGTCTGGGATCAAGTCCTGGTTCCACACATGCCAGCTTGGGCTAGTTGCTAATCAAGCTTCTACAGTCAGGCCCCCTGATGTTTCCATTAATATGGTCCCCATAAGatgataatggagctgaaaaattctcaTCACCTGTCACCTAGGGGTAGCAGTCCTAACGCAGTGCAGGCCACAAATACCCACAGTATCAGTACAGCCAGTCCCATGCTGCACAGCTGTGGAGCCAGGAGCCGTAGGGGAACAGAATGTATCATCCCCAAATATGTCtctggcataaggattattttaggctggttaaGTTTAAGAAAGGTCGACCTGGGAGAAGTTCTGAAGACAAGTAGAAGTTGCCCTTTGTAAAGGACATTTACATTTGTGAGGGAAATCTCCATctgtaagggtgtctccctcaCTTTACCGGGAAGAGGGAGATAACCTTACCTCTGGAAACTCTTATCAAAGTAGAAATCTGCATACCAACCTTACCCTTGGAGATGGTTTTCCTGGTGACCACCCATGAGgactctcccacccccaccatcacctgtCTTCAGCTGAAGATCAGGTGGTGATTTACTCGTGTTCCTGGGcctctcccatgtatacagaaGGCATACATGTTAGTATTAAGCCTTTATTTTCCTCCTGCTTATCTGTCATTTATTACAGGGATATCTCAGCCAAGAACCcagagggtagagggaaaattgtttatttttcctcccttatgGAGCAACAGGCTATCTCATACAGCCtcggtgtgtagtaggctattcACCATCTGGGTTTGTGCGCGCACTCTGTGAGGGTCCCCCAACAAGGAATCGCCTGAAGACACGTTTCTCTAGTGTTCCTGTCTAACAGCGGGCATTACCTTATCTCTGTGCTGCAGGGATGGTGACACTCATGGGGGGGATTTGATGAGATAAGCACCTAACATAATATGTTACGTATGTGGTAAAGTTAGGTATTGAGCCACTCActacattttaatgtatatagtCAACTTACAAAAATGGTCAAGTGTACTACATAACttcaaatttaccattttaactattcagttcagtggcattcagtacaCTTACAATGTTGTACAACTATCGCCTCTAACTAGTGCCAGAACTTGGAAACCCCAGACCCATGAAATAGTCCCTCCCCAGCGCCCCCTCCCCCTAGAgcctggcagccactaatctgttttctgtctatggatttacctgttctggatattttatataaatggactcGGACAGTATGtggcttttgtgtctggcttcttccacttagcattaTGTGTTCgtacttcattgctttttatacTTGAATAATAATTCCATTTTGTGGACAGGctgtgttttgtttatccattcatcagttgatggatgtTTCGGGTGTTTCCTCCATGTGGCTGTTGTGAATTGTGCTGCTATGAACGttcatgtacacatttttgtttggACAAAAGTGGAAGCCATTCTTCCACTTTTTTGGGGTATTTCCCTgggagtgagattgctgggtcttatggtaattttattttcacttgttgAAGAgctgccaaactattttcatagctgctgcaccattttacatttccactagcaatatatgagaggtccagtgtctccacatccatgccaacacttgttttccgttttttaaaatttaaattataaccaTCTTTGTGAGTGTGAAATGctattgtggttttggtttgcatttctctaatgacttgagttattgagcatctttacatgtgCTTGTctgtcatttgtatatctttgtgtatcatttattctttggagaaatgtccattttagttctgcccattttttaattgtattctgtgtttttgttgttgagttgtaagaattctggATATTAGAACTTAcagatatatgatttggaaatatttttttcccattcagttggttgttaCAGTCAACTAATcatgatttttatgttatgtatcacTTATACCTTTAAATTCTAACTTTAAATTCCAAACTTCAGTTTCAAGGAGTAAAGGTTTCACTCCAGAgcttataaaaatctttttacgTTATGCTGTTCTTGTTAAATATTTGAAGCTGGACAGATAAAATGTAACTCCTTATATATCAGAGTTATAATAATTATGCTTGAACTAAAATTGCCTTAAGCACAATTGCATTTTAAGTAGAGGTTCATATGTAGGTATTCAGAGGACTTGTTAGCAGTGTTAATCTTTGAACTTTAtgtaattttgtgatttttctagaattattttccttatatattttaggtatttaCGTATGGGATGTAGAAGGCAGGAAATATTTTGACTTCCTGAGTGCTTACAGTGCTGTCAACCAGGGACATTGTCATCCAAAGATTGTGAATGCTCTGAAAAGTCAAGCAGACAAACTGACCTTAACATCTAGGGCTTTCTATAATAACGTCCTTGGTGAATACGAAGAGTATATTACTAAACTTTTCAACTACCACAAAGTTCTTCCTATGAATACaggtaaaaatatttcctttttttttttttttaatagccaagaaaatagttttattattttctgataatttaaaacatcttttaaaacaaattttttccCTTGATAGGAGTGGAGGCTGGAGAAACAGCTTGCAAACTTGCTCGTAAATGGGGATATACTGTTAAGGGTATTCCGAAGTACAAAGCAAAGATTGTTTTTGCAGGTATGTGACATTCAACATTAGCCTTTGTGGTTTAAACATACAATACCCTTTATCGCTGTAATTTACTgatgaaatatttctaatgtgTTTACTTCATACATGTgacattatttcataaaaattgagatttatttttcttggtttatttccaaatatttgttcatatataGGGTTTTTCTCTCCTAAATAACTCCCTAACTCTTGTCAAAATGAGCACCTATATGATTTATTTCTCATCTGCTTATCTGATTTTTTACATAGCAGCTTCTGGTTAATTAGATAGTCTTACTGGTGGAGCGTTTTTGTTAGGTTGTTGAGGTTGGGTTGTGTTACAGTGCAGCCATGTCCGAGGTATGATGTGAAACTTGAATCTTCATATTTGATGAATTATATCAAGTTCTTAGAAGTTGTTGGAAGCGGAGGGCTGGGGTTGCCCTGGATATATTTCTGGGAATGGTTGAGAGGAATGACATGAGTACTGACTGGGGAGACCAACAGTTACTTCATATATTATAACCTGACTTTTGGGATCTTAATAATGATGTTCAATTGATaggttctgattttttttttaagcttgattttaatttttaaaaacaaagtatagATAAACTTGTCACTGCACATAGTCAAAATTCGCTCTTGTGATAGTTAAAATCATGAAATATCCTGTCTTGTGAACAAACGCAGCTAAATTACAGACCCTATAACATAACAGAATCCAGACTTCAACTGATGGCCAGCCATACTTGGTATTTTGGGGTGACAGATGACTCTTCGCAAAGAAGGAGAAATCTTTGCACAGCTCTGTGACCTGCCGTTTTGGAATCTTGTGATTTAGTTGTAGGACAACATAACTGTCTCTTCCAAACAAAAATGGCATTTCTGGTGATACTTATTCTTATTGGCTGTATCTGGTCTCTTTCATATTAGCAAAGGGTGCAAAGGTGTCTTCACCTGAGTACTGAAAGAAGCTGGTAGGTCTGGGGCTGTCCCCAGCTGTAAGTCCTTTATACTACAGGGTAGGCAGGTGATGGAGGATGAGACTCCTGAGGCTGGATAGATGAGAGCAAATAGGCTCTCGGTCTCATCGCATTTTCTCTTAAACAAGCCTGGTCCCGCTCAATATGCTGCCACTTGTGGACAGTGAAGTGGGGATCACTCATAGGTGAACGAGGCTTTGCAACAGCAGTGTTTACAGATGCTGGGGAGCCAAAAAATAGTCATTCAGTACTGGGTTAACTGAGTCCAGGCTGGGGAAGACGTTAAGAAAAAGTGGGAGAACCCCCAAGTCTCTCTGTGTTCTACAtcgttttttccctttcttcaatTTAACCCAGCTGAAATGATCTCACGCATTTGCTTTATGTTATGGAGTTTCTCCCACACTAGAACATAAGCTCCGTGAGAGCAGGGAGTTTGCCAATCACAATCACCATTGTATCCCCAACACCTAGAACACTGCCCgacacagtaggtcctcaatcaagtttattaatgaaataaattaatgggtAAAAAATGTACCTGCACAAAGGCAGATGTCTATCATTGAGCGAATAAAAGATTAGAATACCAAGGAAGGCAAAATTGAAAGTGTTTGGATTGCCTGAGGATGTTTTctccaaatgaaatttaaaattcattgtgtAGAATAGTTAGCCTGGAGTATtggatttttaaagggaaaacattCTCTTTGAAGGATATTCTCTTTCTCATATCACTTACATAAATGCACCGTCTCTAGAAAAACCTGTATTACATGCCTCAGTTGTTAGGGTTTGGGATTATTGAAAAGACGATTGTCTACCTATCCTTGGGCTGTATATTCCAGTCGGGGGTTCAGCAGAGAAGTGCCTAAAATAGTACTTGCAAGGCCAGACCTTGGAGGTCAGGTGAACCATGCTGTTTAATACCAGATTTTGTTTTAACAAAGGGAAGCCCACTGGAGGTTCTCTAAAGCAAACCCTTTGTTTCTCAGAAGTCAAACTTCCTATGGTATTTTTGGGGGACTGTGCTTAGTAACTTTGGGGGTTTGTTTGAAATAATCACTGTGTATTTTTCCTTCCTAGCTGGAAACTTTTGGGGGAGAACAATGTCTGCTATCTCCAGTTCTACAGACCCGAGCAGTTATGATGGTTTTGGACCATTTATGCCCGGTTTTGAAATCATTCCATATAATGATCTGCCTGCTCTGGAGGTAACTTCACTAGCATCACGTGCTTTAGCTCATAGTAAATAGAAATTAAGTGTGTTGAAGgtgtgaattaaaaataaatgtgtgactGTAATGAAAATCTATCTTACTGAAGTTAGGCCAGGATTTCAGATTGGTCTCTTTGATGGTTAGTTTCCCACTGAGGAAACCGGGTTCTCTGGTCTATTCTGACAACCAACTAACCGCTTTAGATTTGTATCCTGTGTAAGTATTAACTTGGATAGTACCTGTTTGATTATCAGGTAAAGTTACTCAGTCTTCagctagctttttaaaattatgagtgGAGgacttgtaaaataaaaagaataaaaagatgcACTTAAAATGCCTTTTACTAAGGCCATGTTTTTTAACGTTTAGTTACCGTACATTTAGGTATAAGAAAAAGTAGGGTAGAGTAGCTTAAAGCTGAAGTATGCGGAGCTTTTGGTAATTGAATGTCAGTCAGAAATGTTATACTTCGAAGTCAGAAATATAATTTAGTGCAAAACCTTAATTTGTATACTTCACAGGAAAATTTGTGCACTATGTGATTTCAGATTTCCAAGTAGGTTAGAAAGGAAGTTACTAAAATAcattcctatttttttttgtagCGTGCTCTACAGGATCCAAATGTTGCCGCATTCATGGTAGAACCAATTCAGGGTGAAGCGGGCGTTATCGTTCCGGATCCAGGCTACATGATGGGCGTGCGAGAACTGTGCACCCAGCACCAGGTCACCCACGTTCACACCCGCCTGCACTTCTTAGAGCTCAGCTGGTAGAATAGATGCAGAGATCACCTACCCTTTCCACCAGAGGGAGAACTCATTCTTAGAGCTTCAGAACTATCTAGTATTCTCTCAGCAGCCTGCACAGAAGCCgacttttactattttactaGCTCTGGAAACTGGCCAGACCCAGGGCCCTGGCAAAACTGCAGACTTCCGGCCCCAACCCTGGTTCCTTCCTCTCCTCGCTAACAGCTTGTTCTCTGATTCCTCCCAAACCATGCGTCGTACCCCTCTGCTCTAACATTTaagttctctcctctcctccccaccaagctagtaaatatttaataagagtaAGTATTTAATAAGTGTTTGTGGAGTAAACAAGTGAGTTAATTTGTTTCCAGAGAGGAGTTACATCCAGAGCAGCCCCACAAGGCCCTTACTTTGCCTGAGCCCCTTTCCGCTGGGACAGCAGGATGGGCTGGGGGTGAGAGCGGCCTGACGCAGGAGGTAATTGGTGTGTCCACAGGGATTTCCTAGGACACTATTGGAATTGTGGGGgtcattaaaacattttcataggTGCGGCCGgtgggctcagttggttagagcgtggtactaataacaccaaggttgccggttcggccactgtgagctgcgccctccttaaaaaagatacattttcacAAATCAGGGAATGTCAGATAGATTTGTATGGGGAAACGTAAAATAATGATCTGTATTTTCCTGATGGATATGAAGTTGATGACTGATGCTATTATGTTGCTTTCCAATAGGTTCTGTTGATAGCTGATGAAATACAGACAGGATTGGCGAGAACTGGTAGATGGCTGGCTATTGACCACGAAAATATCAGACCCGACTTAGTCCTTCTTGGAAAGGCACTTTCTGGTGGCTTATACCCCGTAAGTTGACTGttaacttctttttctagtcctgCTCTCCTGAAATATATCCTTAACAtattgtgtggttttttttggtttctttttttaatctttattggggaatattggggaacagtatgtttttccaggacccatcagctccaagtcaagtcgttgttttcaatctagttgtgaagggtgcagcttactggcccatgtgggaattgaaccagaaaacttggtgttatgagcagtgcgctctaaccaactgagccaaccggtccCACCCCTTAACATATTGTTACGTCAGCTGATTGTGACAACAATGCCTTTCTTGTATAGTTTGGCTTTTTGTAGCGTGCTGTGTGTCACCTGGAATATGTGTAACCAACATCTCAGCTCCCAGGGTGACCCCCTTAGTTAATCATAACTGAAGAATTGAGCGTGCCTTGGAATTTGCTACAGCATGTTTTGGATGGAGACTTTTTACCCCAAAAGTATTCCTGTAAACCCCATatgcttttttccatttttcagaaacatagctttactaatttttttaaaaccatgaccGATTCATatagagattagaaaaaaattggtGTTTTGTTGTAGTTCTGTTATTGGGTTTGCTCTTCAGAGCCAACAGCACACGCTGGATTAAAGGGCTCTGAAGTACAGTGCAGAATATTGTTTTCTAAGCGGTGGAAGCATCTCACCTTGGGAGTGGAAAAGTTCTAAATGATATTATTGTAGAAGCAGCTTACATCTTAGCTCCAAAGTGCTATCGTTTTGTACCTGCTGTGCTTGGGGTAACGTGCTAGGGCAATACTCAGTTTGTCCCTGGTACTTCAGATGACAGGAGTGTAGTTCTTGTTGTTGAAGCTTTATGCCAAATTTAATACCAGCTTCGGAAATATTTCTGTTCCTGCTATGCTAAGAATCAGAATAGTTAGTCTGAGAAATGGTTTGCTTAGCGCTGAATTCTTTGTGTTTCAGGTATCTGCGGTGTTGTGTGATGATGACATAATGCTGACCATTAAACCAGGGGAGCACGGGTCAACCTACGGAGGCAATCCGCTGGGCTGCCGAGTGGCCATTGCAGCCCTTGAGGTAAAATCTGACAGCTGTAAGCTGGACAGTAGCTATTCTGTCAGGCTGTGTTCAAGTGACTTAAATTTGAACCTATTGTAATGAGGAATGCAATGAGATTGCTCAGTTTCACAGAGTATGAATTACAGAGGAAAGATTTTAGGGGCAAGGCAGCCTCAAAAAGTAGCTCAACCTTGACCCCGTGGTCTTTTCCTGAGTGTGCAGCCCCCGGGACTTTGGGCTTGTGGGCACTGGGTGGGCCTCCTGCAGCTCTCAGTCTGTGACCAGGCCTGGCCTGTCAGGCCTCTGGCTTAGCACACGTGGTgggttatttttttataaagcatATATTGAACACTTTTAGACTTATTCCTTAAGTGCCTACCAAAGGCTTAAAATTATGTAATCTCTAAGGATGAgctttttagggaaaaaataaaggaaacactataacagtttaaaaaactaaactatatttagtccattaatttattcaactgATAAGAAAATGTGTCAGTTgcatttaacaaattttaatccttattttgctttaaaatcagATTGATGATGGATTTCTGACTAAAGCTAGGTTGTGTCTGAGCTACTGTATGTTTAATTAGAAATTAAACTGGTATGGCTTtgacaaatagaaatgaaagttaAAGTTACTTGGGTCTCTCCCTAATCATGTTCTTCCTTTGTGTATATTCCACATTCCCCTCCAAAGAACAGCATGAAAAAAGGAACCTTAacatttgtgtaatttctttgtgtgtgtgtgtgtgtgtgtgtgtgtgtgtgtaatttctttttaaataataggttTTGGAAGAAGAAAACCTTGTTGAAAATGCAGATAAAATGGGTACCATCTTGAGAAATGAACTCATGAAGCTACCTTCGGATATTGTAACTGCTGTAAGAGGAAAAGGATTATTAAATGCTGTTGTTATTAGAGAAACCAAAGGTATGGAGagaacacatttttctcaagataGTATTTTTATAGGAAGAGCTTAAACCTTTCGTATTTTCTCTGATTGTTGGGTTCCTCTGAAACTGTTGATGGGCCTCCTGTTGACCAGGTCTTTTAGGCTGAATATCATCTGATTTATTTAATAGTCTTAAAAATACAGCTCTTG encodes:
- the OAT gene encoding ornithine aminotransferase, mitochondrial, encoding MFSKLARFQTVAVLRRGVHSSVASATSVATKKTVQGPPSSDYIFERESKYGAHNYHPLPVALERGKGIYVWDVEGRKYFDFLSAYSAVNQGHCHPKIVNALKSQADKLTLTSRAFYNNVLGEYEEYITKLFNYHKVLPMNTGVEAGETACKLARKWGYTVKGIPKYKAKIVFAAGNFWGRTMSAISSSTDPSSYDGFGPFMPGFEIIPYNDLPALERALQDPNVAAFMVEPIQGEAGVIVPDPGYMMGVRELCTQHQVLLIADEIQTGLARTGRWLAIDHENIRPDLVLLGKALSGGLYPVSAVLCDDDIMLTIKPGEHGSTYGGNPLGCRVAIAALEVLEEENLVENADKMGTILRNELMKLPSDIVTAVRGKGLLNAVVIRETKDYDAWKVCLRLRDNGLLAKPTHGDIIRFAPPLVIKEDEVREAMEIINKSILSF